From one Pseudomonas sp. S35 genomic stretch:
- a CDS encoding LysR family transcriptional regulator, with protein sequence MRRQDFSELNAFMVVAEERSFTRAAGILGTSQSTLSQTVQRLEARLGLQLLTRSTRSVLATEAGERLLETLRPAFSGIDDTLADLTQMRDKPAGIVRINATEHVARTVLWPVLARLLPDYPDIQIELVAESGFVDIVSGRYDGGVRIGELIEKDMIAVCIGPPLRMVAVASPAYFARRPKPLKPHDLAGHTCINLRLPSSGGLYSWEFEKDGHPLRVRVEGAFTFNSGSMLVAAALDGFGIAYVTNDYVDPLIADGRLVKVLEDWSAPFAGYHLYYPGRKSKSPAFALVVEALRYRG encoded by the coding sequence ATGCGTCGGCAAGACTTCAGCGAATTGAACGCCTTCATGGTGGTGGCCGAGGAGCGGAGCTTTACTCGCGCGGCGGGGATTTTGGGCACGTCCCAATCTACGCTGAGTCAGACGGTCCAGCGGCTGGAAGCACGTCTAGGTTTGCAACTGCTGACGCGCTCCACTCGAAGCGTACTGGCAACAGAGGCGGGAGAGCGATTGCTGGAAACGTTGAGGCCTGCTTTTTCAGGCATTGATGACACATTGGCAGACCTCACACAGATGCGAGATAAGCCGGCAGGTATCGTGCGCATTAATGCCACGGAGCATGTTGCAAGGACGGTTTTATGGCCAGTATTGGCGCGCCTGCTGCCCGACTACCCAGACATTCAGATTGAATTAGTGGCTGAGTCAGGCTTTGTAGATATCGTTTCTGGTCGTTACGATGGCGGGGTTCGAATCGGGGAGCTCATAGAAAAAGACATGATTGCCGTCTGCATCGGCCCTCCGTTGCGCATGGTGGCCGTAGCATCACCTGCCTATTTCGCTCGCAGACCTAAACCCCTCAAGCCTCACGATCTTGCGGGTCACACCTGCATCAATCTCAGGCTTCCCTCATCGGGTGGATTGTATTCCTGGGAGTTTGAAAAAGATGGGCATCCCCTTCGCGTACGGGTCGAGGGAGCTTTTACGTTCAATTCCGGAAGTATGCTAGTCGCCGCTGCGTTGGACGGCTTCGGGATCGCTTACGTTACCAACGACTATGTTGACCCTCTGATCGCCGATGGTCGTCTGGTAAAGGTACTCGAGGACTGGTCAGCCCCATTCGCCGGATACCACCTCTATTATCCTGGGCGAAAGAGCAAGTCTCCGGCCTTTGCACTGGTGGTCGAGGCGCTCCGTTATCGTGGGTGA